In Sebastes fasciatus isolate fSebFas1 chromosome 24, fSebFas1.pri, whole genome shotgun sequence, the following are encoded in one genomic region:
- the LOC141763230 gene encoding nuclear receptor subfamily 0 group B member 1-like, translated as MSCCECRGGSEEEPAARSSILYSLLLNRGTQSTQRHLETHRHRLCSCSSRRKLVALRSPHSVFKATSEVLVKTFKFVKNVPCFCGLPQEDQLRLVRNSWAPLLVLGMVQDAVDFDTVETQQHSLLHRILTRSSSSSSSSRETQVQVKDQGVPVGDAEGIKMFLVKCRGLRISVKEYAFLKGAILFTPEVMELECREYIQALQREAECALYEHVRTVHRGNAGRFGRLRAVLRALRSVDPDAVAGLFFRPVTGTSSIDEHVLAMFYEL; from the exons ATGTCGTGCTGTGAGTGCAGAGGAGGCAGCGAGGAGGAGCCAGCGGCTCGGAGCAGCATCCTCTACAGCCTCCTCCTCAACAGAGGCACCCAGAGCACGCAGAGACACCTGGAGACGCACCGGCACCGgctctgctcctgctcctccaggAGGAAACTAGTGGCGCTTCGCTCTCCGCACTCAGTCTTCAAAGCGACCTCGGAGGTGCTCGTGAAAACTTTCAAGTTCGTGAAAAACGTGCCGTGTTTTTGTGGTTTGCCGCAGGAGGACCAGCTGCGTCTGGTGCGCAACAGCTGGGCGCCTCTGCTGGTTTTGGGCATGGTGCAGGACGCGGTGGACTTCGACACGGTGGAGACGCAGCAGCACAGTCTGCTGCACAGGATCTTAacgcgcagcagcagcagcagcagcagcagcagggagacACAGGTTCAGGTTAAAGACCAGGGGGTGCCAGTGGGGGATGCGGAGGGGATCAAGATGTTTCTGGTGAAATGTAGAGGACTGAGGATCAGCGTCAAAGAATACGCATTCCTGAAGGGAGCCATACTATTCACTCCTG AGGTGATGGAGCTGGAGTGTCGGGAATATATCCAGGCGCTCCAGAGAGAGGCTGAGTGCGCACTCTACGAGCACGTGAGAACGGTGCACCGGGGCAACGCGGGCCGGTTCGGCAGACTGCGCGCGGTCCTGCGCGCCCTGCGGTCCGTGGACCCGGACGCGGTGGCGGGACTCTTCTTCAGACCCGTGACTGGCACGAGCAGCATCGACGAACACGTGCTCGCTATGTTTTATGAGCTTTAG